The genome window GCTCCATATGTGAAGAAATATATGCATTCTTGTACCAGACGAAGTTAGAATAGAGGTTGCTTGGGATTTACCAATTGGACCGCTGTTCTCAACCAAGATATTTAGgatccagtatgtaggatttaggggcatctatcaGCAGAAATGgcaaataatattaataactacattttcattagtttgtaatcacctggaaataggaattgtgtttttattaccttagaatgagccgttttcATCAACAatcagagcaggtcctcttctaccaagtccgccatgttgttctacagtagccctaaACAGCGAAATCAGACACTGACTCCAAGTAGGGTCATAATAACACCTAAAGGTATTCATGGTGTCACACTCATTTGCATATACAAAAAGGAATAGAAGTAGAGCTAAAAAGAGATGTTACAATCCTGCATTCTCTCTTACCTCCTCACACCTGGCCAGCTGCAGTGTGAAGCCTGCATGCTTGTCAGATTGTTAGTTTTGTAAATCAGCAAACATTTTGCAGACACTATTCAACAACCAGAAAAGTAATTTTCTTTAACTTGTAGATCAAACTTTAGTTTGTCTACATACCTCTAGATATCTTGTGAATCTGATGACTGAGAATGCTCCAATGTAAACATACTTAGTTATGTTTGTATATGGTAAATACCTTGTCAGATGTAATACTGTATGAATTTTGACAGGAGGATCAAAAACAGAACATATACCAATCAAATAACCTTTGACGTGTTGATTTGTTGATTAAGGGAAAAACATGACTAACCCGGCTTCATGATTTGCTGTCTTTGATCTTGGGGGTGCAGTAGTCAACTTCAGTAAAGTGCAAAGGCCGAAAAAGAAGGTGGACAGAGATGAAGAAGAAGCAAGAAGGCGAAAAAAGTTCTTTTCAACAtgagattttaaatgtttggaaaatatgtcACTTTCAGGAAGTCAGCACATCAAGGAAAATTAGCCGTTTTACTGTAGGAGTACagtgtgggtgggtgtgagGGGTTGGTTCTCTGTTTAGACCTGGAGTAATTACAGAAAAACTTCTACATTTGGAGAACATGTGCACTCTGCTCGCATCCCTGATTGAAACAAATGAGGCAAATAATTGGAAGTGTGGTGAGTTTACTAGGGTGAAGTCTATCTCCAGGCCTTTCACATCTCAAAACAAACGACTGTATTTATACAGTTTGATTTCAAGAGATATTGCAATCAATGTCCCAGGCAGGACGCAACAGCCTTCATTCTAATGGTTAGTAATCACAACATTTGAAGGGCCAGCGCCTAAATGGAGTTACTGATGGAGAGTTACTGCATTGTGTGACATGTCAGGCTGTCTTTTGACTAGTCAGTGAGATGATAGTGACATCTTCAGGAGCAGGGTAATACTACAGTTTAGGGATAAAGCTACGTCGACACTGTACGACGTGGAAGATGAAGGGGGGGAGGAGGCTTGACGATAATGCTACGTTAACGGTATTatccttcacaataaaagcatgcattCACAATGTGGGCTTACAGTCTCTGATTTGGAAAACGACACGCATTGGACAACATAGATTATCTGTTTTACTCGAAGTGCTTTGCTTTTAAAGCCCTGCCATTTGACATGCAATAGAATAAAAATCACGTCAACTTTTATTTCGAAGTGATACTACTAAAGCTGCGAGCTGGCTGGATGCAGGGATTTTCTGTCTGAATTACATGGAAGCAGGCAGATAACGTGAACACTGCTGGAAAATAAACATGGATTTAGCATTAAATGATAATTAAAGACAACGGCGCTTTCCTGTTGAAATTAGTTTGCATTTTAAGTGCAAGCAACGGCTTGTTTCTCCCTCGGACGACTGGACCTGGCTCCAAATATCAGATTGCCACAGTGGTGAGGAAGCTAGCTGTCAAGTTGTAGCCAACTAGCCACATCAGCACCGCTGAGATTAGCTAGCCACGTTAGCAACAATGTGAGCAAGCTGTTATTTTGTGTCGATGTGGACCTGAACGCTTTATGATCATTATTTGGTCAAACTGCTTGCACGTTACCATTTTTATGTGTCAATGTTTGGTGCTGTCTTGCAGAGATTTAATTATGGCAGACAGTATCATGAGCAAGGCTGCTACCATGGAGATCCCCATTAACAGCAATGGAGATACAGGGAATCTGCCAGAGGATGACAGCCTAGAGCAGGTCAGTTAGTCACATTTTTCTCACCTCACTGACAGTGTTCTTTTATTAAACCTGTTTTGGCATCTTGTGCTCAACTTGTGCTTCTCTATCATTGTTCACATTATAGCACAGTTTGGGACTGAGGCTGGTTAGGCCAGCAGTTACCTAACCATGCACAGGCCTGTAGCTATGTACAGTAGCTATACACCACTATCACCATCAATACCTGCAACTGACAATGATGTGTTGAGTGCATGGAGAGGGACTAAGTCTGACATTAATTGGAAGCAGTCAATAAAATTCATAGTGCATCATTTTATGTCTCATTAAGGTACAGTGTGACAGGgttaagacagctgcagtatcAGTAGTCCTACATGAATAATATGTCTGTTTGCATGAGAAAAATGATGCTGGGTGCATCATATTGAATAGCAGCACAGCAGATAAGCAAATTCTTGATGTGGTTTCAAGTGacaaaatataacaaattaTTAAATTTGAACCAAAAAAATCCTTGTTTGCACTTTTCTTGttcttattttaattttggaaTATTGCAAATTATGCATCTGATTttcaataatataataataattgttttgGTTGGAAGTTACTTTAAGTTGTTAATGTGAAAAATGAAGTTGCAGCTTTCTGGTTCTGTAATAATATTCACTGCATTTTTAAGCACATTAATTACTGATATTTTGTTGTAAATTCATCAGGATTTGCAGCAGGTGATGGTGTCTGGACCCAACCTGAATGAAACCAGCATTGTCTCAGGCGGTTATGGAGGACCTGCAGGGGGCATCATTCCTACCAGCACCATCAAAGGTACTGCGAGAAAACCTGACTGCCATCCCTCACAGGTTTTGCTTTGTTGTTTATTCTTGTTGTTCATGCTGCAAAGACATCATGAATCTATATCCCCTCCCAACAGGCTGCGCAGGCTGCCATGCACTCTGCCAGAGACCTGTCAATGTTGTTGCAATCTTTAAGTCACCAAAGAGGTCGATACTTAATGCCTCTTTAAGAAACCATACTGAGAGCTTTTCCTCCTTGTAATTTGATGTGTCACTAGAGAGTTTGCTGACCTCTAGGTTCTTGGTTCACGTTACAAACATCCGTATCCCATAGGGCCTGCAGTTCGCTTCAACCCTGAGTATCTGGACAGAAGACGAGCCCCTGCACCAGGACCAGGTGGCTGTGTATTCTGACGGTCCTTTCTGTTTTCTAAGTTAACCTTTATATGTTGGTCTGTTTGGCCCCGTGTAAGAGGTTTTGATATTGCCTGACCGATGGAGATGTATGCAACCTTGCTCGTACCTCTTCAACTCACAGCTTAAGCAACAAGAAATGTTTTGGCAGCTTTCAAAATTAGGGGTGCACTAACCTGATATTACAGGGCTGTCACTTTAAATGTTGTATTGCTGTCTAATAAGAATGTCCTCTTTTGTACTGTAAAATGTACTTTGGATGACTGTTTTGTAATTGCTTGGTAGTTACCTCTCATCCCTTTAAGTCcattttcatctttttataaatCCTTTTCTTCTGCGTGACAAAACCTGCATGGCGGATTATTTTAGAACCTCTTTAACTCCAGTTTTATTATGTTTCCTGCACCACAGAACCTAACATTTTTCTTTCAGTCTACATACTCTGCTGTTAAGCTACATATCTCACTGCCAGACTTTTTCGGCACATATTTCACTCCGTGCTTTTTTCTCATCTTCACTCTTTATCATCACCATGCTCATTTCAGACATTCGCATGAAATCCAGAGGTGTCGGCTTGCCTAAAAGTCAATCTGCAGCCAGTCGACTTGCCCAACACACAGACCTGCATCCAGGTATCACCAGGCTCATCACCATGTCCACGCCATCCTCACTCATTCCCTGACCCATGCAATTTCTGCAAACCTCTGCTTTGTAAACTTTGATAGAATAACATGCCACAGCGTGTACATTGTTCTTGTTGTTTTCTCTGCTAGGGTCATCAAACAATAACACTGGCAGTTCAACTGAAGAAGTTTCTCGAGGTGTGGCAGTGGAGAAATTGGACAGTGTAAAGAAATGGGGCATAAACACATACAAGGTATCATGCATTGTGTGTATGTACTTTGTTTCCAAAATTTCCATAAGCTGATAAAATGATATGTTGATTCTATTAATCCCTCTTACAACTGCATGTATTGAACATAACATTTAagagacatttaaaatacatatgAGCAATTTTGTGGTATTGTTTGGTACCAGGCTTATCCATATTGCTTCTGTATCCGGTTTACTAAGAATATTCACTGCATTACCCTATATTATTACTGTTACATGTGTATTTGCTTCACTGAAATGTGATcttcagcagtttttttttttagcaacttATACCTCAGTTAAAGTGATTCCATGTTTTTGTACCACCTTAACCTCATTTAATTTTCCTTATGCTTGGTTTAATCTAATCTCTGTCCATGTCCACTATGCAGTGTACAAAGCAGATGTTCTCAGAGAGGTTTGGCAGAGGTTCAAGAACAGTAGACCTGGAACTGGAAGCTCAGATTGACGTGTTAAGAGAGACCAAGAGCAAGTATGAAAACATCCTTAGATTGGCCACTGCACTCACTACTCATTTTCAAAGCATGGTGCAGACACAACAGGCTTTAGGAGACACATTCACCGACCTCAGCCAGAAGTCCCCAGAGTTGCAGGTAGTGTACAGAATTGTGAAAGCTTTCCATGTGATGTGACGTGCAATTGAAGCTAGCAGGTAAAAGTTATGTGTTCCTTTTCAGGACGAGTTTGGGTATaatgcagagacacaaaagcTGTTGTGTAGGAATGGCGAGGCCCTGCTCGGTGCCATTAACTTCTTTGTGTCCAGTGTCAACACCCTGGTAAACAAAACAATGGAGGATACTCTGTTGACCATTAAGCAGTATGAAAATGCAAGGTAATAAACCCTGATATCCAGCTAAGGAGTtgaggaatatgatctgaattCCTGTGTGGTGAATACCTGTCTGTGACAGCCTGAACTTTTTTTGCTTGCAGACTTGAGTTTGATGCCTATCGTTCTGATCTGGAGGAGCTGAGTTTGGGCCCTAGGGATGCAGCTGCCATGGTCCGCATTGAGATGGCTCAGCATGACTATCAGATCCACAGAGACAAATATGAAAGGCTGCGTAGTGATGTCACCATCAAGCTTAAATTCCTGGAGGAAAACAAGGTTTGTGGTTTACAATTGTTTTATTTCCTATATCtgcacatttaaaaagtaactcCATGTCTCTTGAAATCTTGCTTTTTACTGATCTCCACTGGTTTAACAGTGATGAAGGTGTATTATAGGTTCCCCTGACATCATTGTTTGGAGTGGTTACACGTGCAACAGTGCACACCTTTAAACACACCCAACAGGCATCAGTGATGCTGGGTGTGGTCAGAAGTCAAACAGGCTTGAATCTGTCAACCAGTGAACACTGCTCTTCAGCCAAGTTACTCCTTAAAAAAACACCAGCTCAGAATTGCTTTTGGACACATTtctaaatgtggaaaaaaatcagcaagCTGGTAATTTATATTAAGAAGAGATGGAGCATACTGTGATGCATTCCAATCTGTCATTGCTTTGTCACATCATTGATTTGTGAAATAATGTCTAGTTTACAGTAAGTTTAGTAAGTCTTGTGTTACTTCTGACTTACTATGTCCTGCAGCAGTGGTGTAGGACCGATTTTCCACATTAGGGCACAAAATGCATCTTTTCCTTTGCTGGTACGCATCTATTGAGGCAGTCCAGGTCAAActaaaagagacagacagactcttTTGCACACAAGCCTATTATTCTGTAAATAATTACAGTAAAGAGAGAGAATGCCTGAGATGTGTGAAATTAAACACCTGTGAGCTACACTGTTTAAGAACAAAGCATAATTCTGTcttatttttggtttttgtgCCAAGTTAATGAAAAATAAGACAGATAAAAATCAACATTACTCACTGTTTGTAAGACTTTTCATGTCTTAAATATCTAAATAGCCTGCTGGACACTTGAGAATACATCATGGAGGAATGTAACATAAAAGTTGCTATTAGGTTGATTTCTCAGAAACTAATCTGAGCAGCTACTACATGTCATCCTAACAGATGTCCATGGGGCTGTACTTTCCTGTAAACActtgaaactgtttttgtaatGGCAGAATTCCcctcttctgttttttcttcttttaggTGAAGGTTATGCACAAACAGCTGCTTCTCTTTCACAATGCTATCTCAGCTTACTTTGCTGGCAACCAGGAGCAGTTGGAACAAACTTTGATACAGTTCAATGTAAAGTTAAAGCCCCCAGGATCAGACAAGCCATCCTGGCTGGAGGAGCAGTAAAGAGCGCTCAGGGTTCAGCTGTATAGTGACGAACCAGTCAGAGAAGAACTTGGCATTATGGTTAGATGGACAAGATTGCAGCGCATAAATTATAGGACTGATTGGGCCAGtgataaagaaaaacatgagaTATCTCTTTTGTAATGTTTTTCAGTATCACTTATTACGTAGATGGTACAACAATTTCAGTTGTATTTAGAATCTTTTTGTTAAGTCACAAAATTACCTTTTGTTACTTTCTTATTCTTTAGGTAGCACAATCATTTACATGAATATCACTTCTTATTTATGTACAGTATAGTCTACTGTTGTGGAAATACCCCTTGGCAGTTTTGCACAtgcattattttgttgtttttcaatgTTGTCTAAAGCGTTATCTTGTATTTCAGAGTATATTACATTGAAGGAATTCCGCAAATGAGATTAGCAAGTCAGTGGGATAATGTCAAAAATGTTCTGGAATGTCCTCTGAAATTGTACTTATGTTTCTTGAGTATGCATGACTGAACCGTATTCTTTGAATTTAGTTTAAGAGATTTAAATCAGAGACATCAGGATACAAGTTCTTAAAGTTATCCCACTTTGCTTCTAATACCGCCTTGTGGTATACCTGCCTGAACAGTCGGTTTACACTTCACATGCATAAAAGGGATAAtattatattttgaatattgAGATTTTCTCTAACCTAATATCCAACCCATAATTAGTTTGAATCTCCTGAAATTTGGGTAGCTACAGATATGTCCTCCTGCAGCACAGTTACAAGTGTCTCTCTTGTTTACACATGGAAACAAGCCTCAAAAACAGATGTTACACTCAGTAACGTAGAATCAATTCATATATCAGATGCTTTGATGAATACAGACATCTGAACTATCATAAAGAAATCAAAATGCAACAGATTGCCAGTGTTTGATTGACTATGTTTTAATAGGAGGCGTGAGTGTGCAACTAAAGACAGCCTTTGAGACTCACTCTTGAAGTCTCAAAATCAAACAGTGGAAATACTGGATACATGTGATACAACATGCACTCTAGGTTATAGAACAACTTTCAGTGTCTCTTCAAGGACAGAATGTATGAGTACATTTTTTCTTActctgtgttatttatttacCAATCACTTTGTGACACAACATTGTATGTTATGtatatttcttttaaaatctAGTCCGCTGATTGTCTTTGTCTTGTTCTGCATTTCCAATAAATCTGCTGGATGTTTTGTTTCACTTAATTGTGCCGTGCGTTGAACAGATCTCTGTTTCAGATGAGAAGCTCTCAGATTATGTACAGAAAACTCACAGTATGTTATTTGTATGGCACTATCAATTATGTACATGATAATACAAACTGATATATCTCTAACATGCTTTCTATGACTTATTACGAGActtattattttgtttcataAACATCAAATTATACTTTAGTTTTTTGAAAGTGCCGTTCAGTAAGTCTACTTTAGAAAGGCACATGAAACGCTCACTAAACAGTGTTTGTGATCTTGGCAGCAGTTTCTTGTTTATGCTGCTGTTTGAAACATAAATTTCCTTTTTAAGTTCAGCAAACTTCACACACTAAAAGTACTCAGTGAAAGGAAGTTAGAAATGCAGTCTGGAGACCATGGAAATTACAGCTCTGTTCACACAACTAATTTGTTAACTACACCTAACAGTATCAGGAAACATTACAAACTTAGTTCTAGCTGTTGCCCACATACATGTAGTGAGAGCCTTAAAAAGAAACCTCAACTGTAGACATGATGATATATACCCATGACATCCTGTGGCTTACTGTATGCATTATTTTGTGGTGCCTTTGATTATGTACATAACAATACAGAGAATGGGGCCGCTGGATACATACGAAACTACAGAGTTTCGAGGTATAACAGAAGTTTCAGTATCTCTCCTTAAGGACTGAATGTTAGGGTTAGTTCTTATTTTGTAATAGACTGTAGGTCCACTGTTGTAACCTTCATATTCAATATTGCTAGACTAGTTTTACCTGATGTCATTTCAACAACAGTAGCTTAAACAAGCCGGATGCGTTCTTTGTGTACAGTAGGTGTGTGCAGCACGTTAACCCTACCAACATGGCAAAACAGTAACATTAAAATTACAAACATGTTCTTGTGATGATCTCCTTTTCCAGCTCCCCTCCCAATAAACCTGATTCCATCTCAGACACAGAATTGATCCTCCATGCACACCCCTAATCCCTGTATCTTGGTACATGTGTCTTGGTTTTAAGCTTATCTTTAAATGCCACACAGCACAGAGTGCTTGGTCTGATGATGTTAAGTGAAGAATTTATCCCTTCTTTGCACTCCCGTCAGTCTTCTCTGAATGAAAGTATGCAGCAAAGAATATTAATATTTCTAGAGACTCCCCTGttaaaattcactgtactttcaTTACTCtttttgcagtaaaaaaaatacattcctGGTGAACAAAATATGGCAGTGGCcataattatattaataatgtTGTTTATGTGGAATGTTTGAGTGTATAAATTCTGTcgatgcttttttttaaaaaaaaaaaaaaggaatggaCAACAGCGAGTTCTTCTATGAAATGCATTACTCTCAAAGGCAAAGAATGATAACATAAGTAAAGTTCAAAATTGCCTGTCCTTGCACTACTTGGCACTGCTGAGTTTACAAAATATCTGACTTAAAAATAAGAAACTCATTTCttccagacatttttttttttttacagaaaaataGGATGAAGAATGAAAAATTGTTTCAATTTGTAGCCATCATGTGGTATACTGCAGATGAGGAGTCTAGTCAAAGCACTTTATTGAGTTTCAGTATTTGATTGTAAAGAACCACATGGCTTGCATACAAATGTGCTTAGGGTAGTGCAGATATCATTCCGCTTATCATTTGTGGAACAGAGTTGAAGTGCTTGCCTCTAATTGACTACACTGCAAACAGTTGAAGGCCAGTCTGCCACCAGGccacatttaaacaaatgacATTGTGTGAGCTGGTCAAATGGCTTAATGTTTAACCAGAGTATGTTGTTTACCTTTTTACTCCTTTATTCACTGCTAATGTgttaacaaaattaaattaaataaagagGCAATCCAGCTCACCAGCTCTACAACTGATTAACAGTGTATTCTTAACAGTAATTTTCTTAAACACCTTCAAGAAATCAGTTATCTTTCCCCATCAGTCTGGACGTTAATGACGCTGGAAGAGTCTACAAATGTAGTGGACTGCGTTCGTAGGTTCATGACAGCtcaacagaaaacacagcagagcCCCAAACCTCAGCCAACAAGCCACAACTCCCAGAGTTCCCCCTGCTCGGAAGGTGTGGGCTGTAAATTACCTGGGCGTGTCGTTAACACGCAGGTAGTTTCGACACTCTCCTCTCGCGCTATCCGGGTTATTGACAGTCTCCACTTGGATGGTGAAGTTCCAACAAGACAGCGGAGGACTAAGAGGAACTAATAAGGATAATACGGCAGCAgctgaataaaaaacaaaggtgAGTTTTCTCTCTACTTCCCGATCCTTACGTAATACTAGTGTTAGTATATTACGAAACATTGTAACAAATGGTGATTTTAGTAGTGTATAGATGAAGTTGGATAAAGTTGGCTGGATTCATCAAAACACCGGGGCCTTTATAAGCTACAATTTAGCCTTCATGCCTATctttattcacttttttctgCCTAATAAGCATCTAGATTGACTGCATTTAACATTCTCAATATCTGTTTCTTCATAGTAGCCTACTTCCTAAAGTGCCCATAATAATCCCACAATAATTCTGGTGGATTTGGAGTTACTTCTGCATGATGAGTGTAATGTGTATCATAGATTATTACAATGGTTTTCTTAAGTTTTGAGAACCCTTTGAGTCACTAGAGTCGTTTATTTTAGTTACTGTGGAGAAAGTGAATGCTTTATCCATTGCTAAACCCAAATGCTTCCAGTCGTAGTGTACATGAGACTTTTTGTAAATCTGTCCCCACCCTGTTCTGTTTCTTTCAGTCTGAATGCATCATCCTAACTGACAACATTTTGGACAAgtctcttcaccacaacagctGCAGCAAAATCCAATAAAACATTCAGAACAGTTTATATTTTGCTGCCAATTTATTATAGATTTTACTCCTGCTTGTATGTGTGACTGAGACCATGACTGTGTCCCAAACCTGCTGAAAGATGCAACCAGGAGATCCACCCGCTccaccacccccaccaccaccaccacctccgcctccaccacctccacctccacctccagtACCAGGCCTCCCTCCATCCCTACATGGCCCAGGCCTGTCTGCCAAGGGAGCGCACCGGCGCTCCAGGATGCGCAATTTTAACTGGGAAACCCTTCCCAAACACAGTGTGGTAGGAAAGCACAACATCTGGACAGCAGATAAGACTGATGGGGAATATGAGCTGGACACTGATCACATGGAGGAGCTGTTCAGCCACAAGCAGGACCAGCAACAACTCAAGGCCCAGAATCGGCAGAGTCTGAGGGGCCTGCCATCTACTGCTTCAGGAGGGGTGATGGTGAGTTTTCCAGCCACAGGATACAAGTGTCAAACTTTGCTGAGTCTGTAAAACTTTAACTCCAAGAGTATGTCGCAATACATTGAaatgttttctatttttgttgTGTAATGCTGAGATATGGAGACAGCTTCTTCAGACCTggattgacttttttttccctctgctaAAACCTAAAACCAGTCTGCAGCAAACTCTATTGAATGTGGATATCCTATGTTGACTCATTCCACGTATGACATAAATCACGTGACTTTTTGGGAATGGGACTATAGTGATATTTTGAAaacatcactttttaaaaatctaaataacCAGTTTATTTGTACAAGCATTACCGGATATAATGTTTGTCTAAGAAGCACTGTGTTTTGATTTAGAATCACTCAATACAAGGGTGGAGTTTAACTATTCTTCATCTCTGTCTCGGTATAATTGTGTCCTCTCACAGCACTATTCTGTATAATAGCATACTTATGCTCTGTATTCCAGCTATTGTGTCTAATAAACTACATTTATTGCCATTAATTGAAAGTCTTAAGCCAAAACACATCTATTCATGACCTTctcttttgttgtttatttgacGTTTCCCCAACAAAACTGGGTTAAAATCTGTTACCAAACTCATATTTTGACCTATGTCCCATTTTCCAAGAAAATGCATCAATGATGCAATGGTATCTTTGCCCTGATTGTTCAATACAATCATCTCAAAGAATCCCTAACCTTTGGAATCAACTGTCTGTTTGAAAAGCTGAGGTATCTGTGATACAAAAGACACTGCTGAAGCCAATAGTAAAATTATCTTAGCGACTGACAAGCTGATTATATCCAGgtctgtgtctgtttccatTCACAGGTTTCCATCCTCAACTCCAAGAGGAGCATGAACATTGGAATTTTCCTAAAGCAATTCAAGCGGTGAGTCAGTGTTAGTACTTCTAAGGTGTAATTGATTTTGCTCAATAATCTCGTCATACTTCCCTGTAAAACAGCACAGGATTAGGTAGACTAGTCTGCAGCATGACTGGATCATACgcacaaacatttaaaagcCAACATGTCCTGGCAGGTCTTATCTACGCTGTTCTACTGCTCCAACAGGTTACCTCCCTGGTAACCCTCAGATCAATTGTTGAGAATTATTGTAAATGTATTGCCCAAGGCTGTTTGGCATGTGCAGCAGATCCAACAGGGATGGAAAAAATTACCATACTGCTGTTAACAATGTCCTGCAAACTGACAACATTTTCAGTGACAGTAAAACAATATGTGTATCAACATATTCATCTAACTACTCAGGGCTTCTGTCTACTGTATTTTCCTCTAAACgtgtttatgtttctttattttttcaaatatgtATCTTGTTGAGGGATATTCCATCATTATAATGTCCTGtacagcatgtgtgtttgtgaggatTGACATCAGATGTGCTGCTATTTCGCAAAGTTATTTGAGCAGGTAGAGGCTTGTAGGTGACAGCAGCCCAGCTTTTCCAAACATGCCAAAGTGTGGTATCAACATAGACACAGACTGCTCATGAGAAGTCCCAACcctaaacaaaaacatcaagGTAATTCGTGCCTAAAGATCTGAACCCTATCTGTCTCTTCGTCTCACTCCACAGGCCTGTAAAAGAAATAATTGAAGACATTAAATCAGGAAATAGTCTCGGTTTTGCTTCTGGAAAACTGAGGGAGCTGTGCAAGCTGCTGCCAGATGAATGGGAGGTACTTGTGTCAACTGCTCATACTTTTGTAATGTGTCAAATGTGTTCTTTAAATCTTCAAAACTTGTTACTTGTAATTTGACCTTACTTTTTTGGGGGGCTCTTTTAATGAATGCAGCAGAAGCAGCTGGTTGATTTTAAGGGCGACCACTCCACTCTCCCAGAAGCAGATCTGTTTATGCTAATGCTCGTCAAGATTCCCAGGTGAGCTACCTGACTGTAATTTCATATATTGCAGGTGTTAAATGTCAGTGGTAGTTTACTAATGATGGAAAACCTTGTGTCTGACAGCTATGAGGAGCGTCTCAGCAGTTTGGTGCTCAAAGAGGAATTTTTTCCCCTCATGGATGAAATGAAAGAATTTATTGCCACTATGACAGCAGCTGGAAAAGgtactgtttgttttcctgGATTTTATATAAATGAGACTCATAACGATATTGAGCAAAAATAGAATTGCAAACCCGTTTAGACTTAGAATTCACCATGTGTGTCTCCTTTTAGAGCTGTTGGAGTCGGATCATCTCCATTCTGTCATTCGCCTGGTACTGAAGACTGGGAATTACATGAATGCAGTGAGTGTGTAATACGTGATAATGACGTTTTGTATTATGTTCCTTTGTGTTTATG of Epinephelus lanceolatus isolate andai-2023 chromosome 4, ASM4190304v1, whole genome shotgun sequence contains these proteins:
- the LOC117259609 gene encoding arfaptin-2-like isoform X3 gives rise to the protein MADSIMSKAATMEIPINSNGDTGNLPEDDSLEQDLQQVMVSGPNLNETSIVSGGYGGPAGGIIPTSTIKGSSNNNTGSSTEEVSRGVAVEKLDSVKKWGINTYKCTKQMFSERFGRGSRTVDLELEAQIDVLRETKSKYENILRLATALTTHFQSMVQTQQALGDTFTDLSQKSPELQDEFGYNAETQKLLCRNGEALLGAINFFVSSVNTLVNKTMEDTLLTIKQYENARLEFDAYRSDLEELSLGPRDAAAMVRIEMAQHDYQIHRDKYERLRSDVTIKLKFLEENKVKVMHKQLLLFHNAISAYFAGNQEQLEQTLIQFNVKLKPPGSDKPSWLEEQ
- the LOC117259609 gene encoding arfaptin-2-like isoform X2 codes for the protein MADSIMSKAATMEIPINSNGDTGNLPEDDSLEQDLQQVMVSGPNLNETSIVSGGYGGPAGGIIPTSTIKDIRMKSRGVGLPKSQSAASRLAQHTDLHPGSSNNNTGSSTEEVSRGVAVEKLDSVKKWGINTYKCTKQMFSERFGRGSRTVDLELEAQIDVLRETKSKYENILRLATALTTHFQSMVQTQQALGDTFTDLSQKSPELQDEFGYNAETQKLLCRNGEALLGAINFFVSSVNTLVNKTMEDTLLTIKQYENARLEFDAYRSDLEELSLGPRDAAAMVRIEMAQHDYQIHRDKYERLRSDVTIKLKFLEENKVKVMHKQLLLFHNAISAYFAGNQEQLEQTLIQFNVKLKPPGSDKPSWLEEQ
- the LOC117259609 gene encoding arfaptin-2-like isoform X1; protein product: MADSIMSKAATMEIPINSNGDTGNLPEDDSLEQDLQQVMVSGPNLNETSIVSGGYGGPAGGIIPTSTIKGPAVRFNPEYLDRRRAPAPGPDIRMKSRGVGLPKSQSAASRLAQHTDLHPGSSNNNTGSSTEEVSRGVAVEKLDSVKKWGINTYKCTKQMFSERFGRGSRTVDLELEAQIDVLRETKSKYENILRLATALTTHFQSMVQTQQALGDTFTDLSQKSPELQDEFGYNAETQKLLCRNGEALLGAINFFVSSVNTLVNKTMEDTLLTIKQYENARLEFDAYRSDLEELSLGPRDAAAMVRIEMAQHDYQIHRDKYERLRSDVTIKLKFLEENKVKVMHKQLLLFHNAISAYFAGNQEQLEQTLIQFNVKLKPPGSDKPSWLEEQ